The genomic stretch GGCAGCACAGGCGTTCTGGAAAGACAGGCCATCAAAAATGGCCGATTTGGCTGTTTAAATCAGTAAACAAAAGATTCATATTTGAATATTTCAAGTACATACGAGCTTCGCAGTTCTGACCAATAACACCGAAAACATCGGTAACACAACAGAGAGGGTTTGAATAAATGCCAGTAGGGCAGACAGCGGCGAGAGCGCCGGTAGCGAAGAGAGCAACGATGGAGAACTGCATTTTGTAGGTAGTGGTAATGTTGATTTACAACAAGATGACGGTAAACGTGGAAGTGTGGTGATGATTGCTGtgaaagaagctgatgaggATGATAAAAGTTGAACTGAAGTCGGGAGAGATGGTCGGCTTTATACTTGGTTTCCCTAAGATTTTTGAGCCTGGTTATGGTCTCccctattttttttctttttaatttatcTATTCTATTTCCTGTTATTTTCTTCCAATATCATGACCCTGCTGAGCCGACTGTATgcagggagagagaaagagccCACCACAGCCTCGCTCACGCTGCATAATAAAAGGGATAGGTAGGAAGATTGAATCTAGTGCGGCCTAGATGTCTTACATCCTAGTCTTTTGATCATTTGTCAAGTTGTCTGAGTAAGTTGTCTGAGTAAGTCGTACAAAGCCTAAGAACGTCATGCGCCCCAAGCAATTGACCGCGCTGCACCATTACATCACTTGGTGTCGTACACTAGGTAAATTATAAAGTGGTGTGTAATTCCTACATCTTTCCGTGTCTTTACTTCCCTTAATTCTTCTACAGCATTTGCCCGAAACGTCAAGAAGGTGTTACAAtggcagatgaagaaaccAAAGGCCATTCAAGCCACTTCCTTGAAAACAAGACCATAGTGATTGCTGGGGCAGGTCTCGCTGGCTCTGCATTTGTTGTTGGCCTCCAAAAGCTCTGGAACCCAAAACTCAACCCGCCAACTATTATCATCTTTGAGCGCGATGCGCCCGAAATCGCTGATCAGAGGGAGACTTACACTTTGTCTCTGACAGGATTTGACAATTCAGGTGGCCTTGTTGCGTTGAAGAACCTCGGTTTACTTGATCATGCGCTGGAACACGCCATATCTGGGCTTGACGGAGCCGGTGCTTTCAAGATATGGGATTCAAGCTGGAACGAGCAAGTTGCTTTCCGTAGGAAACCAGCTGCAGGCATCCCGTCGACAAGCGTTCGAATTGCGCGAAAAGATATCCGTCAAGTTCTTCATGATGCATTCGATCTTGGCAATCAGTGTAGCATCCACTGGGATTCGAAATGCATATCCACTACCCAGCTCCCGGACGGTCGCCTAAGAGTGAGAGTTGTTCAAGGAGAAAATGCCCACGAGATCGAACAAGAGTGTGACCTCCTCATAGCCGCCGACGGAGCTAATAGTAAGCTGCGACAGAGCCTTCGTCCAGGCGACACGTTGTGTCATGGTGGTGCGGTTCTCCGAGGAGGAGTAGCCAGATTCGAAGAAGCTCTTCCAAAGCTACCAGGGGAGGATTGGGGGTTTGTTGTCTCTCGCACCGGCGtctcggccttcttcgctCCAGTCGACAAGCACAGAATCTTCTGGGCCGTGGGTCGGAATGAAGATCAGGTGTGCAATCTGGATCGCAGCTCGCCAACTCAGCTGCAAGCAGTCATAGAGCAGAGTCTCGATCTTGGATCACATATCGCTGAGCCCTTTCGAAGCATAGTCAGGCGAACCGATCCCGAGACAGCTTTGCTCTTGAATTCACGAGACAAGCTGCCGTTTGCTCATGACAGCATATCCAAAGTACCGGCTGTATTCCTCGGAGATAGCAATCATGCCCTCAGCGCATTTGCAGGCATTGGCGGCAACCTGGCATTAGTGGACGGATGGGATTTGGCAGACCAGATTTGCAAGCATAGCAGCCTGGAAGACGCCGTCAAGGTGTACGACAGCCTCAGCGTACCAAGAGCGATGCGGGATGTCAAGCGATCCAGACGACTAGTAAAAGGTGCTCACGACACTGGTTTGCACTATTACCTGCTTTTGTGCATGTTGTTTGTTGGCAAGTTTGTGAGATGGGCCTTGAATAAGATGGGCCGCTGAGTTGTAGAAGCCGCAGTTACGGAGTACATGAGACGGAGACGCGGAGAATTATGGAGAAGCGGCAGTTTGAAGACCCAGATTTATGCGGAGACTAGAACGATGACAGCTGAATTGTAAATAACAATGTGCACAGAAGATGCCAGATGACTTGTTGGCATTATACTTCAGAACGACAGATTTTGCTAATTTTACAACTATTTCTAGAAAAATGTTGACTGAATAAGAGGACGAATGGGGTTCCGTAGGAGCCAAGAAGGTTCAATAGGGACCTAAGCACAGCGGGCCGTTAAGCTGATACAGTGCTGATAGCCAGTGTATCCACCCATCGCACACCCACTTAACGCGAGATACGCCAGTTCGCAGCACTTTAGCGACTCGAGACGCGATCGCGACGCGGTGCATTTGCAATCTGCATGCATGGGTTCTCTCCTACCCATGTCTCGCTCCcagtcgccgccgcctggctGCTCAGCGTCTTGGTTTTAGAATTGCCGCCTGCGATTGTGCGTTTGTTTTCATCATTGCCCGTTCGTTGTATGCCACGCTCTGCCCAGCTCCAATCAGCCAGCAATCCACCATTCACCGGAATATTCAATCGCCTCCTGTCTCTACGCCGTCGTGAGCTGCCGTCTGTGCTCGAGCCGCAATGCCAGGTGACAAGGCAGCGAGCGCTGCTCGCACGCCAGCAAAGGCCACCCGGCCAGCTGCCGCAGCCTCTGCGACCAAGCAGAAATCGATAATGTCGTTCTTCCAGAAGTCTTCGCCCGTTTCGAGCTCGCCCGCAACTCGCGAACAGGTCTCGTCCGACATCCTATACTCCTCCCCTCTGAAAGAGACCAAAGCCAACTcgctgccaaagacaaagTTCTTTGCCGAGCTCTCCACTCCGGTGCCTTCTAGCGATGCCCTGGAGCCCACCAGCTCGCAAGAGAATATGGAATCGACCGTCAAGCGGTCCAAAGTCAAGTTTGCCGAAGCGCCGGAGAGCTCAGTAGCCCCCAGCAGCCCAATTCGAAAGGTTTGTATCGCCTCATCTCCAATATTTTGGTCTCTACATGCTGACTGGCGCTTTGCAGGGGAAAAGGGCTGTCAATTATGCCGAGTCctcagatgaagatgatgagcctTTTGCCTATGGAGCGGCTTCACAAACTCGGAGGCGTGGTAGAGTCACACGCAACGTTGTcaatgacgaagacgactacGGTGGAAGCGATACCGCCGAGCAAGAGGATGAAGGTTCGTTCCACAatctgcatcatcaccacatATAAGCACGTGGCTGACAAAGTCTGTAGATGACATTGACGACTTTGTTGTATCCGACGATTCAGACGGAGAGGCCTCTCGgccgaagaaaaggaagcgTCCGTCAAAACCTCAATCAGCACGCAAGCGCACAAACGTCTCGTCTCCTATCCAGGAGGACACAGAAGACTATCTCGCAGCTCTTGGCGATATAGAcatggaggatgaagatatGCCTACCGAGTCTACGGCCAAGCAATGGTCTTATGATCCAGAATCTACTGAAAAGCAGCCTGTCGTAAGGCCAATTGACCGTGTCAGCACAAAAGACCCCAAGGTGAAGGAGAAAGCATATATGAAGGAGCCCGGCGAGCGGTATCCCTGGCTGGCGACCATCAGAGACAAAGATAAGCGCTTGCCTGATGACCCTGACTATGATCCGCGAACTCTCTTCATCCCTCCAGGTGCGTGGAATAAGTTTTCACCATTTGAGAAACAGTACTGGGAGATCAAGCAAAATCTCTGGGACACCATCGTCTTTTTCAAAAAGGGCAAGTTCTATGAACTCTATGAAAAAGATGCAACCATTGGTCACCAAGAATTCGACTTCAAGATGACCGATAGAGTCAACATGCGCATGGTTGGCGTCCCAGAGGGTTCTTTGGACCACTGGGTCAACCAATTCATTGCCAAACAATACAAAGTTGCTCGTGTTGAGCAGATGGAGACCAATCTTGGCAAAGAGATGCGAGAACGGGAAGACAAGAGTGGTAAAAAAGCGGATAAGGTCATCTCTCGAAAGCTAGGATGTGTTTTAACTGCCGGTACCTTGGTTGATGGCAGCATGCTCCAGGACGACATGGCTGCGTATTGTGTCTCTATCAAAGAATCTATTGTGGATGATTTGCCAGCGTTTGGTATTGCCTTTACGGATACTGCAACTGGTCGATTCTTCCTCTCTGGGTTTGTCGATGATGTCGATCGGACCAAATTCGAGACTCTCATTGCTCAAATTGGCCCCCGAGAACTTTTGCTGGAAAAGTCTGGACTAGCAACAAAAACTCTTCGCATCCTCAAAAACAACACCTCCCCTACCACTATTTGGACGAATCTAAAACCCGGAACAGAGTTTTGGGATGCGGACACTTCTCGAAAAGAATTGTCCTGCGCCAAATACTTTGtcaaaggagaagatgaggaagaagtaTGGCCGGAAGCGCTCCAGGAACTCAGAGATGATGATCTTGTCATGTCTGCTGTTGGCGGTCTGACTTCGTATCTCCGATTCCTCAAACTAGAAGGTCCCTTGTTATCACAAGGAAGTTTCGAAATCTACAAGCCTATCCAGAAAAACAGCACTCTTGTTTTGGATGGCCAGACATTGACAAACCTTGAACTGTTTTCCAACACTGTTAATGGCAATACCGATGGCACGCTGTTTGGTCTGCTCAATAAGTGCATAACTCCGTTTGGCAAGCGTCTATTCCGCCAGTGGGTTGCCCATCCACTGTGTAATATCGATCGTATCAACGAGCGCTTAGATGCTGTTGAGCTGCTGAATGATGATCCTTCCGTCCGCGAGCAGTTTGCTTCGCAGCTGGTCAAGATGCCTGACCTTGAGCGTCTGATTTCACGCATCCATGCTGGTGCTTGCAAGCCAGAAGATTTTGTTCGTGTTCTTGAAGGTTTCGAGCAAATTGAGTATACGATgactcttgctgctgccttcaAAGGTGGAAATGGCTTGATCGACAGGCTCATTTCATCCATGCCCAACTTGGAAGAACCGCTGGCGTACTGGAGCACGGCATTTAACCGACAGAGGGttaaagaagagaagctgatgatCCCAGAGAGCGGTATCGATGAAGATTTTGACGCTAGCGCGGCTCGAATCCAGGAGATCAAAGACCAGCTAAACGATCTATTaatagagaagaagggggagCTCAAGTGCAAAACGCTCAAATATACAGATGTTGGAAAGGAAATCTACCAGATAGAAGCCCCGAAAGCTGCCAAGATTCCTTCCAGCTGGCGTCAAATGTCTGCAACAAAGGACGTCAAGCGATGGTATTTTCCTCAACTCACTGCGTTGGTTcgagagctgcaagaagCCGAGGAAACCCACTCCCAGCTGATTCGAGAAATTGCGTCACGCTTCTGCCGGAAATTCGATGCTGACTACGAGACTTGGCTCAAGTCAATTCAAATTGTCGCCCAGCTTGACTGTCTTGTGAGTCTTGCCAAGGCATCGTCTTCACTCGGAGAGCCAAGCTGCAGACCTCAGTTCGTCGAGGAAGAGCGTAGCGTGATGGACTTTGAGGAACTGAGACATCCTTGCATGATTAACACCGTGGACGACTTTATTCCGAATAACATCAAGCTCGGCGGTGACCAGGCCAAGATTAACCTTCTTACTGGTGCCAACGCGGCTGGTAAGTCTACGGTTCTCAGAATGGTAAGTCTTCTTCATTAACGCTCACCTGAATGCTTTCCTGTGCGTACCAATTCTGACATTCTCACAGACTTGCATTGCCGTTATCATGGCTCAAGTTGGCTGTTTTGTCCCGGCCAAGTCGGCTCGTCTCACTCCTGTTGATCGAATCATGTCTCGCCTGGGAGCCAACGACAATATTTTTGCCGCGCAATCCACCTTCTTCGTGGAGCTCTCTGAAACCAAAAAGATTCTCTCCGAGGCCACGCCCCGCTCCCTCGTGATTCTTGATGAGCTTGGCCGAGGAACGAGCTCATACGATGGTGTAGCTGTCGCGCAAGCTGTGCTGCATCATGTGGCGACTCATATCGGCTGTATCGGTTTCTTCGCAACACACTACCACTCTCTTGCTACTGAATTTGAGAATCACCCAGAGATTCGTGCTCGTCGCATGCAAATTCAtgttgatgacgaagagCGTAGAATCACGTTCTTGTATAAGCTCGAAGACGGGGTTGCAGAGGGTAGTTTCGGTATGCATTGTGCCGCCATGTGTGGCATCTCAGACCGCGTCATTAAGAGAGCTGAAGTGGCAGCCAAGGAATGGGAACATACCAGCCGACTAAAAGACAgcttggacaaggccaagacaggATGCTACATTCCCTTGGGCATTCTCAGCGATATCGGTTCCTTGCTAGGGAACAAGGGCGACGTTGGGGTGGAGGGAGTAGACGTTTTGCTCAAAGCCATTGAAAGCTTGTAAAATCTTTGCACTTTCTAGCATTGCGGCATTTAGAGCGGTACATTCATCCCAGAGTTTCGGACTGGTGTATATAGGCCATTGTTCTATGGATTTGTGGATCATCAGCAAGAGGATATAAAAAGTCGGGGCGTACAGGGCGCATAGATGCATCATGAAAGTAGCAACAAAGACACAAGATACGTATTTTTCTCTATGAATGGAATAATGATCAAAGTAGCTGCAAGAATCCATGTTTGTGACAAACCAATCAATCCAAAACTGTGCTGTAATTTAATAAACATATAACATTTCCATCTCAAGTAATACAATGAACACATCGAGGACAAAATGCAAAACCATTCAACCAGAATTCAAAACCATACAACCAAAACACTACTCCTTAGTAGTCTTTTGCCGCTTCCTCGTCGATCGTCGAGTGACAACTCCCCCCTCTTGACCTTGCGGCTCGTCTTTGTTCAATAAAGCTGCTTGCGACTTCGCTTTCTTcggcatcctcttcttcactggCCGAGGCACAGCTGCTGTGTCAACATTGAGAGCAGttttctgccttttcttcgCAGTAGTAGCTTTagcctttctctttctcttcccatTAGTGTCCTTGTCCGACTCTACTccctcgacatcatcatctgagTACTGGACATTGTTCCCCTGGCGATATGTCGGATCTGGCGCAGTAGTAACTTTAcgctttctctttctcttcccgTTAGTGTCCTTGTCCGACTCTATATCGTCCATATTCTCGTCATCTGAGTACTGGACGTCATCTTGCCGATATGTCGGATccggcatcttcttcttcactggTCGAGGCCCTGTTGCTTTCTCAACATTGGCAGGCTCAACATTGGCAGGCTCGACATTAGCAGTGATTTTCCGCACTTTCTTCGCCATAGTCGTTTTAcgctttctctttctcttgccaTTGTCATCCTTGTCCGATTCCACGTCATCcacatcctcctcatccgaGTATTGGACATCACCCCCCTGGCGATATGTCGGATCCGACACCGGTTTCAGTTGAAACTGCTGGCGAGCTctcccagcagcaggaaCATCGAGTACATCGGGTGCTTCCCAGCCGTTCGGTAAAGGAGCCGGCCCTCTGAATGCCGGCCAGGGGATGTTCCACCAGGCACTGTTGCTTTCATTGTTTGGATCTGACCGCCAGTAGGTGCCGTTGGCGTTTGTGGCGTTGAGGGGGGTAAATTGTGCGCGCATACACGGGGTATCGCCGCAGGAACCTTTTGCGGAGAGTGGAAAGGGGCTTTGGCATGAGGTTTGCTGGGATCCAGCCGCTGCGGTTGGGGAGTCTTTCAATTGAGCCGATTCCACGGCGGATGCCACAGCATCGGCCAGGGTCGTGATGAAGCTAGAAGAAGATTTATTGATTAGCAAGATgtgaaaataataataaggTGTTAACAAGTGATGTAAGGGGAAGCTCTCTCATACCTCAATTTCATTCTTTCTTCCGAGCGGGGACCTGTCTCGTTTGTGGTTCTTGGGAGCTTTGCGGAAACACTTTGAGCAGTAATACTCTTCCGACGGCACAAAATCCGGGTCATTGGGAAGTATCTTACTCCAATCAGGTGATGGTAAGCGTTGAGGAAGCCTGGAACGTCGGCCATCTTCGTCAATCTCGctatcgtcgtcatcgtcgtcgtcgctctCAGCCTGATAGTTGCGATCGTCCTCTCTTGTGCGCTTTCTCCCTCTCGGCTTTCGGCGTTTTGACTTTGAAGGGTCTGATAAAAGctcctcttcgtcaatctcgctgtcatcatcgtcatctctcTCAGCCTGGTAGTTGCGGTCGCCCTCTCTTGTGCGTGTCCTTCCTCTTGGCTTTCGGCGTTTCGATTTTGAGGGATCGGACAAAAGCTCGTCTTCAGACTCTCCGTCGGCAGAGTCATGTGCGTCTTTGTCATTGTCCTCGCCAAAAACCGATCCGTTGTCTGAACCGGCTTCTGAAGAGCTGGAACTTACAAAGAGAGGAGATTCAGCGCCAGTTTCAAATTCAGGCtccttttcgttttcttccGCTGGCTGAGCCGGGCTTGGCTGCCGAGTTGGACTAATACTCAAAGACTTTCGTTGCAGTGTGTTATCAGGGGCTTCCGTAGAAGGTCTAAGAGATTGTTCGTCATCTGGAGTGTCAGAAATACTTTGGCGGAGAATGGTTCTGAGAGTTTCTTGGCTATGACGATAAGTGTCTGAGCCAGGAATCGGAAGCTGAGGAGCATCTTGACTAGCTGCTGTCTCTTGAACTGTTTCTTCCAGTACGGTGCTAGTGTTTTCAGCTGAAGAATCCGCCATCTCTTGATCATGTTTTGTCGCCTGGGACCCTGTTACTGGTTCATTTTGGCTTGGCTGTTCATCCTCATCACGATCTAGGCCTCCGTCTTTTCCATTTtgtccttgctcttcttcatagGCAAGAGCGGCTGTGTTTATCTGGAATCGAAGATTATTCTGTTGCTGCTTGAAAGCTGCCTCTTCTGGATCTTCGAGCATGCTTATCGCCTTCGGGTTCCCTCTGTAGCAGGCAATCATATGATCTTTGTTCCGATTCCAATCCACCTGAGTCTCTGTATTTCTGAACTCTTCACCACAATAGAGACAAAATCGACCAGACAAGGCACTAAAGCCCCTGCATCTTTTCTGATGTTGGTCGCGTCCATTCTGTGGCAAACGAGACATGTTAAATCCGCAGCCAGAACAGTGAGGGCCGTTTGTGTCATCCGCATTATGCGAGCAATGGGATAACTGTCCGTTGGATTTGCCGCTCTTGTGGGCTTCTGCTGCGCTTGGCCAGACGGATTTGCCGCAGACGGTACAGAATGTGCAGTTTGCGCCATTGAAAATGCCCGGCAAACAGTGAGCGTAGTGGTATATTCGTTCAATGTTGTTGTAGTAGGTTCTGTTACGGCCACAACGATCACAGAATCCCCAAATTTTGTCACTTGGAGCTTCTGGGGAAATGTGTGTCTCGCAAACTGCATGTCCagacgccaaagccaaggctgAACGCCCAAGGCACTTTTGGACCCTTCTGAGCGGTATGGAGATGGTTCCTTCCTTGTCAAATCGCCGGATTGCTGCTTGGCTGACTCCGAGTGCTTCCATGAGCTCATCTTTATGCTTCTCTCTGATATGAAGATTAATTCTTGCCGTGTCCCAGTGTTCGTATAGCGTTTCGTCACACCACATACACTTCCGTGCTGTATGGCATGACTTTAGATGCTTCCTCATGGCATCTTCGTCATTCAGTGTGTAGGCGAAAGTGCAGCCATCATACGGACATCTCAATGCCCGATTTAAGCAGAGGTTTCGTAAGTCCCAAGTGACCCGTTGGAGCTCTCCTTGCTCTGTGGGTGTCAATATGGCTTTGCTCACCAGAGGCATTCGAGGTCCTGTACGGAGCATGGGTTCCAAGGGTGGTGCGTTTGTTGGAATTTGAATACCTGAGTTGGCCGGCCAAGGGACCAATCCGTAACGATCGAAGATGCTGGGCTGTGTTGCGTATGTCTTTTGCCGATTTTCACTTTCGCTTGCTGCTTTTGTCTTGCGAGACTGAAGTTGAGCCCAGTCTAACTGGGTAGTTTCCACAGGCTCATCGTCTTCTAATGATGCCATTGTATGATCTGAATCAAGCGATTCGGGAGTAACGCTGTCTGGGATTACTTCCGCCTCCTCAGCCCAGCTGACcttcttttgctgcttcgtAGCTTGAAGCTCTGCCATGCGTCCATATCGCGGGCCCCAGACGCAAGTCTTTTGGCCCTCAGCTCCCCAATTCCAGTTCCACTTCCCAGAATACATGATTCTGACGGTTGCTTTAGGGGTAGCAATTCTGGCGCGAATTTTGAACCACTCTTCGTCTGTGGTGTTGGATCCGATGAACAAACACGGAGCATTTTCCTCGCCAAGTATAGACCCATACTCTGGTAAAGGCTGAATGCTTATAAAGGATTTACCATTCTTCACACGCATGACGTGGCTTTGCGCATATCCTGTGAGTTGCATGAGCTCAAACACTCGGTTCCTAAATTCTTCCACCGTGGAAGATAACGGAGGTATCTGAACGCAGGATTCGGCTTCACTGTGTCCATTAGGCTCTACAATAGAGAGAGAAGTGGTGTCTTCCTCCCACTCTGGATATAGAAGGGCAAAAGCACCTCCATCAGCAAAGAAATCGGATAAGACAGAAGCATTGTTAGTCTTGGAATTCTCAGAGCCGTCATCATGCAGCTGAATAGAATAAGGCTTCTGGTTCCTGTTGGTCTCTGGTCCGAATGTATCGCCGCCGTGCAGCAAGCGGACATGTCGCAGACGCTGCGTTTCTTCACCAAAAGCGCACGACATTATCTGCTGGATGATTTCAAGTGCCTCGCCGATGTTGTCTTTGCTGCGCGAGATGCGTCCTAGGCGACTGTCGTTGTTGTAATAGCTCGGCAGAAAAAAGGCAATATCGTTTTTGTCATCAAGTCTCGTGCATCTCAGTTCCAACGTATCTTCGCCGAGGAAGCTAGACACTTTATTCATGTCCGAATTCTTGATTGCTGGAAACCCATATTCTGGAGAGGTGCTGTAGCCAATACTCGGGTGGTACATGTGGAAAAGAGCGTGATGAAATGGGCCCGGAGGAGGGCCCAATACAACTTCAAAGGCTGCTCTGACATAAGCGCTGTATTGATCGAAATTCCAACTGTTCACTTTTCCTCGAGATGTAGGGAAATAGTCAGGCGTCGGAAACTCCAGGTAACAACATGACATGGGACCAGTTGACTCTGGAGCTGGCTCTAGAGCATCACCATCATGATGATTCCATATGACTCTGGAGACTTCGCAGGTCAATTGTGCCTCGCTAGGCTCCCAGTGGTCAGGaaaatcttcatctcccaaCTTGATGAAGAATGAAGGTTGTAATGTGAGATCCTGTTTAGAGATGTATTTCAGAGATGCGCTGCCGGCGTTCAAAGGAAAAGTGTCGGAAATATCGTGGACGAAGCTGCCATTCTTGGCAAAATGCAGAATGTAAAATGTTGTTGTATCCTGAGGTCCGAGGGATAGCAATCTCCTAATGGCTTCCTCATATGTCGGTTGACTTCCTGGGACAAAAGCCACAGATCCCTGGTAGCCATAAAGAGTTATGAAGTTGTCCCGCTCAGAGTCTGGAAGTACACGTGCAGAATCTCCATTACATTCAGCGTCACCTTTTTCATCGCCTCCTGCTTCATTGTCGcctgcttcatcgtcgcttgCCGTATCGCTGTCAACTTTGTCATTTACTTTGCTTGTTTGACGGCTTTGTGCCTTCTTcgctttgccttcttttgcgTCAACATCTTCACTGCCATCTCCACTGCTGCTTGCGACGTAGCTGTCgtcaccatcatcttcttcccagTCGCTGTTATCGCCAGGAAGTTCCCAATCGTTATCCTCGTCTAATTCACCTCCTCTAAGGCGCAACATTGTATTTTCGCTCTCTTGCTTAAGTATGCCTCTCTGAAGCGGTGCATAGCTGAAAATGTCGGCGAAGAGACTCGATAGCAGTTTTTGCGGTAGCTGGGTGGTTAGAGGATGTGACTGATCTTCTTTCTCTAACCGAATGTTAGCGAGTAACGTATTAAGTAGATATAGAAATATTAAACTCACTTAGAAGACTCTCGCCTCCCCAATTACGTTGCTTGTGTGCTGTTAAGAACTGTAGAGGCCGATCACCGACACTTTGCGGAGAATCTGGCTCTCGAATCTCCATTTTATAGGTCATGTCGGTCAATGAGAAGTCGATTGGCTCAATGGGAAGTCCAAAATACAACATCGTCAATTTTGTGATGATTTCAGGTGCAGCATCTTGAAGTCTTGTCTGTAGCAGTGCGTTGAATCGAGCTGTGTTATCGTCTTGTATAGCCTTCAAGACTTTGGACGCAGATAGCATGAATAGACGGATCTCATGTTGTGTGAACTTAGAGGCTAAAATTTCACCAATCGGCGTATCTTCATCTGCAAAGAGATGTTCAAACATCCGATACGTGACACTCCACCTCTCGTCACTAGGTGAAACGCCGAGATCGATCCGCTCCTGGGCCTCGCTCTCGGTGACAGTCGAAGTCCATTTAGTGTCGCCACTTGTATCCATGTCGTATTGGTGCTCAAGTGGAAGGCCACGGCTTGCTTGTCGTAGCGATTGACGAAATTATATCAAGACAGTAGAGAATGAAGAGTTGCGCAATTTGCTGTCAACGACTGCGCAAAGGTATTAATGTAAGTAAGACGAACAGCGCtcatgaaaatgaaaaggcaAGTAGAGCGTATTATACAAGAAAAGATCGAAAAGCCGTTATAATattgccaaaaaaaaaaaggtgattTAATATTCATTTAGACAACAACTTCAAGTAATATATGTCCAACTATAGATCCAGTG from Trichoderma atroviride chromosome 3, complete sequence encodes the following:
- a CDS encoding uncharacterized protein (EggNog:ENOG41~SECRETED:SignalP(1-15)) codes for the protein MQFSIVALFATGALAAVCPTGIYSNPLCCVTDVFGVIGQNCEAPKSAIFDGLSFQNACAAVGLDPLCCVAPVADQGILCQIPVGTQ
- a CDS encoding uncharacterized protein (EggNog:ENOG41~TransMembrane:1 (o402-421i)) — encoded protein: MADEETKGHSSHFLENKTIVIAGAGLAGSAFVVGLQKLWNPKLNPPTIIIFERDAPEIADQRETYTLSLTGFDNSGGLVALKNLGLLDHALEHAISGLDGAGAFKIWDSSWNEQVAFRRKPAAGIPSTSVRIARKDIRQVLHDAFDLGNQCSIHWDSKCISTTQLPDGRLRVRVVQGENAHEIEQECDLLIAADGANSKLRQSLRPGDTLCHGGAVLRGGVARFEEALPKLPGEDWGFVVSRTGVSAFFAPVDKHRIFWAVGRNEDQVCNLDRSSPTQLQAVIEQSLDLGSHIAEPFRSIVRRTDPETALLLNSRDKLPFAHDSISKVPAVFLGDSNHALSAFAGIGGNLALVDGWDLADQICKHSSLEDAVKVYDSLSVPRAMRDVKRSRRLVKGAHDTGLHYYLLLCMLFVGKFVRWALNKMGR
- a CDS encoding uncharacterized protein (BUSCO:EOG092D0BYP), with protein sequence MPGDKAASAARTPAKATRPAAAASATKQKSIMSFFQKSSPVSSSPATREQVSSDILYSSPLKETKANSLPKTKFFAELSTPVPSSDALEPTSSQENMESTVKRSKVKFAEAPESSVAPSSPIRKGKRAVNYAESSDEDDEPFAYGAASQTRRRGRVTRNVVNDEDDYGGSDTAEQEDEDDIDDFVVSDDSDGEASRPKKRKRPSKPQSARKRTNVSSPIQEDTEDYLAALGDIDMEDEDMPTESTAKQWSYDPESTEKQPVVRPIDRVSTKDPKVKEKAYMKEPGERYPWLATIRDKDKRLPDDPDYDPRTLFIPPGAWNKFSPFEKQYWEIKQNLWDTIVFFKKGKFYELYEKDATIGHQEFDFKMTDRVNMRMVGVPEGSLDHWVNQFIAKQYKVARVEQMETNLGKEMREREDKSGKKADKVISRKLGCVLTAGTLVDGSMLQDDMAAYCVSIKESIVDDLPAFGIAFTDTATGRFFLSGFVDDVDRTKFETLIAQIGPRELLLEKSGLATKTLRILKNNTSPTTIWTNLKPGTEFWDADTSRKELSCAKYFVKGEDEEEVWPEALQELRDDDLVMSAVGGLTSYLRFLKLEGPLLSQGSFEIYKPIQKNSTLVLDGQTLTNLELFSNTVNGNTDGTLFGLLNKCITPFGKRLFRQWVAHPLCNIDRINERLDAVELLNDDPSVREQFASQLVKMPDLERLISRIHAGACKPEDFVRVLEGFEQIEYTMTLAAAFKGGNGLIDRLISSMPNLEEPLAYWSTAFNRQRVKEEKLMIPESGIDEDFDASAARIQEIKDQLNDLLIEKKGELKCKTLKYTDVGKEIYQIEAPKAAKIPSSWRQMSATKDVKRWYFPQLTALVRELQEAEETHSQLIREIASRFCRKFDADYETWLKSIQIVAQLDCLVSLAKASSSLGEPSCRPQFVEEERSVMDFEELRHPCMINTVDDFIPNNIKLGGDQAKINLLTGANAAGKSTVLRMTCIAVIMAQVGCFVPAKSARLTPVDRIMSRLGANDNIFAAQSTFFVELSETKKILSEATPRSLVILDELGRGTSSYDGVAVAQAVLHHVATHIGCIGFFATHYHSLATEFENHPEIRARRMQIHVDDEERRITFLYKLEDGVAEGSFGMHCAAMCGISDRVIKRAEVAAKEWEHTSRLKDSLDKAKTGCYIPLGILSDIGSLLGNKGDVGVEGVDVLLKAIESL